The sequence below is a genomic window from Citricoccus muralis.
GACCGTAACCCTTAACGGTCTGCGCCAGAATCACGGTGGGCTTGCCCTTGTATTCGGTGGCTGCCTTATAAGCGGCGTAGACCTTCTTGTAGTCGTGACCGCCGCGCTTCAGGCCCCAGATATCGTCGTCCGACATGTCGGAGACCATTTCCTTGGTGACGGAGGAACGACCGAAGAAGTGCTCGCGGACGAAGCCACCGGACTCTGCCTTGTAGGTCTGGTAGTCGCCGTCGAGGGTCTCGTTCATGATGCGCACGAGCTCGCCCTCGTTGTCCTGGTCCAGCAGCGCGTCCCATTCGCGGCCCCACAGCACCTTGATGACGTTCCAGCCGGCGCCACGGAAGTAGGCCTCCAGCTCCTGGATGATCTTGCCGTTACCGCGCACCGGGCCGTCGAGTCGCTGCAGGTTGCAGTTGATCACGAAGGTCAGGTTGTCGAGCTTGTCATTGGCGGCGATGTGCAAGGCGCCACGCGATTCGGGCTCATCCATTTCGCCGTCGCCAAGGAACGCCCACACGTGCTGGTCGGAGGTGTCCTTGATGCCGCGGTTGTGCAGGTAGCGGTTGAACTGCGCCTGGTGGATGGCGTTGAGCGGGCCCAGACCCATGGAGACGGTGGGGAACTGCCAGAAGTCCGTCATCATACGGGGGTGCGGGTAGGAGGGCAGGCCGTTGTCGCCCTTCGACTTCTCCTGGCGGAATCCGTCGAGCTCGTCTTCGGAGAGGCGACCTTCGAGGAAGGCACGGGCGTAGTTGCCGGGTGAAGAGTGGCCCTGGAAGAAAATCTGGTCGCCGCCCCCGGGGTGATCCTGGCCGCGGAAGAAGTGGTTGAGGCCCACTTCGTAGAGGGTGGCCTGACCGGCGTAGGAGGAGATGTGGCCGCCGACGCCGACACCGTCACGCTGGGCGCGCTGGACCATCATGGCAGCGTTCCACCGCAGGTAGTTGCGGTAGCGGCGCTCGAGTTCCTCGTCACCGGGGTACTCGGTTTCCTGATCGGCGGGAATGGTATTCACATAGTCAGTGGTGGTGACCATCGGGACGGCTACAGACTTCGTGCCGGCCCGCTGGAGCAGTTGGCGCATGATGTATTCGGCACGCTCGGTGCCGCGGGCGTCGATGAGTCCATCGAAGGACTCGATCCACTCACCAGTCTCCTGAGGATCCTTGTCGGGAAGCTGGTTCGTCAGACCACTCAGAATCTGGGAGCTCTCTTCGGCAGCGCTCACGGTGACCTCTCTATCGGCGGTTGATGTCCGCATCGGATCGGGGTGTCACGGCGGCGCGGGGGATTTTCCTGGCACGCCACCACACACCACAATGGGGTGTTTCCATCTCGAGACTACCGCGTCGGCGCCGGTGGAAAACATATGACGTTAATGTCACGGAAAGCAGTGGACTAAATCGGTGAAGTGCACCACAAGGCGCACCAGTGCCATTATGGTAGAGACACACCGGTATCGCAGTGCGTCCTGGGGCCAGTTTTCAGGGCGCTTCAAGATCTAGAAGGAGCGTTGTGAACCAGACAGAGTCCGCCCAGTCCGCCCAGGAATCTCCCGATGAGGGTGTGGCGGCGAAGCTGGGACTGTCCAGCGGAGACCTCGTGCAGGAACTCGGCTACGATTCCGACGTCGACTACGATTTCCGCGACGCACTGGAAGATGCTCTGGGCGAAGAGCTGCTTACCGAAGAGGACCAAGAGCCGGTGGACGCCGTCATCCTGTGGTGGCGTTCCGACGACGGTGATGTCACTGAGTTGACGGATGCCTTGGTGGATTCCCAGCGTTCGCTTGACGGCGGCCCCGTGTGGTTGCTCACCCCGCGCAATTCTCAGCCCGGGCACGTCAACCAAGCAGACATCACCGAGGCCGCCGGTACTGCAGGTTTCAATCCCACCACCACGGCCGGGGTAAGCCAGGACTGGCAGGCCACACGCCTGGAAACCCGCACCAAGCGGTGACCGAGGTCCCCGCACCCACCGAACCGCGGTTGCGTGACCAATTCGGTCAACCGTGGGCCTGGCCGCCGGTGGTAGCGCCGGAAGGTGCGGCGGCCGAAGCTGAGGCAGGATCTCTGAACGGGGTCTGGCTGGTCTTTCTCCCCGGGGCGTTCACCCCAGTGTGCACCGTCGAGTTGCGGTGGATCGATCAGCTGGCGCAACTGTGCTTTCCCGAGCGCATCGGCGTGCGGGTGATCGCCCCGGACGCCGCCCCCGTGTTGCGGGCCGTCGCCGACGAGCACCAGATCACCACCCCGTTGCTCTCGGATTTCTGGCCGCACGGCGCAGCGGCACAGCGACTGGGCTGTTTCGATTCCGAGACCGGTCGGCCTTGCCGTACCAGCGTGTTGATCACCACAGATGGCGTCGAAATGGCCCGTGTGGTGGGAGAACCCTCTCGCCCGCGTACGGTTGAACAACACGTCGACGCGATGGTGTCAGCAAAACGTCCCGACGTCGGGTAAGATAGCTGGGGTCGCCACGGCGACATGGGTCTTTAGCTCAGCTGGTAGAGCAACTCGTTTACACCGAGTAGGTCATCGGTTCGATCCCGGTAGGACCCACCACGAACACCGCGGGGTACCGTGCCAGTCTCTAGGCACGGTACCCCGCGGTTTTCTATTTGTTTCGGAAGGTTCAGGCCTGCTCGAGCAGGAACCCTGAGAAGTAGGCGTCGAGCGTTGCGTAGTCATCCAGGGGCAGCACCTGGGCGACGTATTGGTCCGGACGCACCACGACGACGGCACCGGCATCACGGTCGATGCCGCGCAGTGAATAGATGTCTTCGGTGGCGGACAGTCCCGGAATCGAGCCGAGCAAGAACCCGTTGGTGACCTCGGCCGAGAACACCTTCTCGTGGTCCACCACCTGGAAAGGACCCTTGCGCGGACGCAACAGCTCGGGGAACGAGGTCGGATCGACCTCGAGGTGCTTCTGCTGAACGATGGCGCGGACATCGAAGACGGCGTCGCGTTCGGCGTCGGCTGGAGTGAATTGGTTCAGTGCGGATACAGGGTCGGTGTCAAAACGCTCGCACCAGTTGCGGGCGGCCGAATCGGGGGCGAGCCCATTCCGGTCGGCGAAAAGATAGATTCGGAAACGACCGTCGGCGTCGTGGGTGTGGCCTAGCTGCAGCGGACGGGCATCCTCAACCCGGATCACCGGGGCGGAATGGAAACGCTTGCCGACCGGGTACCCGGGCGCCAGGTGCTGGTGCTCCGAGGACCCGGTGAGCAGCGACGGTTGATACTCGGTGGCGAAGCCGGCGGTGAAGGTGCCGCCCTCCACGAACTGGCGCTGGACATCGGAGGCTGAGACGGCGTCGTCGGAGGTAGTGTCGGCGGAACGAGAACCGACCATCTTTGACCAGCGCGTGTCGTAGTCGATGAGTTCGGCGGCGGTGACCTGGCGTTCCTGTGAATAGGTGTGGAGCAGGGACCCGGGTGCCCGTCCCTGCAGTACTGCGGCGAGCTTCCAACCCAAATTGAAGGTGTCCTGCATGGAGACGTTCATCCCTTGACCGGCTTTGGCTGAGTGCGTGTGGCAGGCGTCGCCGGCGATGAAGATCCGCGGAGCATCGTCGCTCCGTCCGTCGACGTCGTCGAAACCATCCGCCAGACGCTGGCCGACTTCATAGACACTCCACCAGGCCACGTGTGCCACTGACACCGTGAAGGGGGTCATGATGCGGTTGGCCACAGCGATGACGTCGTCGACCTGCGTCCGAGTACGGAACTCGGAATCGGCGGGGTCAACGGTGCCCAGATCAACGTAGAAGCGGACCAGGTGACCACCCTCGCGGGGAATGATGATGATTGATCCCTGTTCGGAGCGGATCACCGACTTCTTGCGGATATCCGGGAAATCGGTGTCCACCAGCACGTCCAACACACCCCAGGCGTGATTTTGTGCGTCCCCCTGAAGCGCGCGGCCAATGGACTCGCGGACCGCGGAGCGGGCGCCATCGCAGCCGACCACGTAGCGGGCGCGAAGGGTGCGCGTGGTGCCGGTGGGCCGGTTGTCCTCGTCGGTTTCCGCGAGCGTGACTTCGACGGGATAGTCCTGGTCCCGATCGGTGGTCTGTGAGAGGTAGTGGTATCCGTAGTCCACTTGCAGGCGGGAGGGGGAGCGGGCCGCGTGGTCGAAAAGCAGCTCCTGCATGCGTGCCTGGTTGACGATGACATGCGGGAACTCGCTGAGCCCATCGGCGACATCTTGAATCGTGTCTGTGCGTTCTATTTCGGTGCCGTTCTGCGCGCTCGGAGCCCAGAATGTGGTCTCGTTGACCCAGTAGGCCTCATCGAGCAGTCGTGAGGCGAGTCCGAATGCGTTGAACATCTCCACGGTACGGCAAGCCACGCCGTCGGCGTGCCCGCGCTGCAAGGCAGACTGGCGTCGTTCGACCACGCGCGTGATGATTTCAGGGAAATGGGAGAGCTGCGCGGCCAGGACAGCTCCGGCCGGTCCGGTCCCAACGATGAGCACATCAACCTGATCGGGCAGTGGACCTTGCTGATCGGTGTGGCCCGGGGCAGGAGCGGCAATGGCAGGATCGCCGTAGGTGTATCCGTCGAGATGGTACTGCATCAATAACCTTCTGTATGCGTTCTAACTAAGGTTCAGTGTACGCCGTGATAGTGACTCACGCCACTGATCGGTTGGTGCGAGTCGTTTTAATTCCTCCATTGTCACGCCAGGTGTCGGTCATATGGGGTTCATTGGTATACGTTGTTCTTTCAGGTGCAACTGCGTCCAGTGGGGGTGAGAATCTCGTCACGTCCGGCGCGAAGTGAAGGCAAATGCAAGGAAAGTGTAAGGAAAGAGTGGGGAAGGCGGAGCCGATGGATCTGAGTCGTGCGGTAGGGCACCTGTTGCGCCGGGCGCAGCAGCGTCACGCGGAACTCTGGGCTGAGATCGTGGACCCGGACCTGACCTCCTCACAGTTCGCAGTGCTGGAGGCTGTGGTCCACTGGGCAGACGACTGGGGTATTAGGGATCAGGGCAGCGTGGCCGGCCGTGCCGGACTAGACGTCTCGACCGGCGCCGAAATGATGCGCCGACTTGAGGCGCAGGGCTGGTTGCAACGGGTGCCGCATCCGCTGGATTCCCGGCGACGGGTGATTGAGCCCCGCCCGCCTGCTGCGGTCGTCGTGCGGGTCGTTCAGCCTGCCGTGCGTCAGGTGCAGGAACGCTTGTGTTCACCACTCGCGTCGGCGGATCTGGATTGGGCGATGCCCCGCTGGTTCGCGCTCGGTGACACTCAAGATGCGGCCGAGGCGCCGGGGCGGCCTGGGCAAGTATTACGCCTAGCCCAGCAACGGCATTCACGGCTGTGGGGTCAGCTCGTCTCGACTGACACCACCTCGGTGCAGTTCGCCGTCTTGACTAGTCTGGAAACAGGGGAGCCGACCAAGCAGTCAGATTTGGCAGTACGTGCCGGGGTGGATCGCTCGACCGCGTCGTCGGTGATTCAACGCCTGGCGCGTCGCGGCCTGGTGGAACGCCAGGAAGGCCGCGATAAGCGGCAAAGGATGATCGGGCTGAGCGATGAGGGGCGCGCACTGCTCGGGGAGCTGACTCCCGCGGTGGAGGTGCTGCAGCGTGAGCTGCTCACGCCTCTGAATGAAGAGGATCACCACCGGGTGATCGCGCTGTTGGCGCGGCTCGTCACGGAGGGTGACGGTTAGATAGCGCGGGGATCGTTCACCAGCTGTCTCCCCGTTGTCCACCGAAGCGTTGACGCATGCTGTCCCCGCTGTCTATTTGTAGGAGACAATAGTGGGTGGTGTCATCGAGGCACCCGCTTGTCGTGAAGGAGACCCATGAAGCTGCTGAGTCCGGATTCCCCGCGCGAAAATCTTCGCGAGTTCATCGACAAGATGCGCGAAGGCGGATATACCATTGCCGATGGTCACACCCCGGACCCGGATCTGATC
It includes:
- a CDS encoding FAD-dependent monooxygenase, translating into MQYHLDGYTYGDPAIAAPAPGHTDQQGPLPDQVDVLIVGTGPAGAVLAAQLSHFPEIITRVVERRQSALQRGHADGVACRTVEMFNAFGLASRLLDEAYWVNETTFWAPSAQNGTEIERTDTIQDVADGLSEFPHVIVNQARMQELLFDHAARSPSRLQVDYGYHYLSQTTDRDQDYPVEVTLAETDEDNRPTGTTRTLRARYVVGCDGARSAVRESIGRALQGDAQNHAWGVLDVLVDTDFPDIRKKSVIRSEQGSIIIIPREGGHLVRFYVDLGTVDPADSEFRTRTQVDDVIAVANRIMTPFTVSVAHVAWWSVYEVGQRLADGFDDVDGRSDDAPRIFIAGDACHTHSAKAGQGMNVSMQDTFNLGWKLAAVLQGRAPGSLLHTYSQERQVTAAELIDYDTRWSKMVGSRSADTTSDDAVSASDVQRQFVEGGTFTAGFATEYQPSLLTGSSEHQHLAPGYPVGKRFHSAPVIRVEDARPLQLGHTHDADGRFRIYLFADRNGLAPDSAARNWCERFDTDPVSALNQFTPADAERDAVFDVRAIVQQKHLEVDPTSFPELLRPRKGPFQVVDHEKVFSAEVTNGFLLGSIPGLSATEDIYSLRGIDRDAGAVVVVRPDQYVAQVLPLDDYATLDAYFSGFLLEQA
- a CDS encoding redoxin domain-containing protein, encoding MTEVPAPTEPRLRDQFGQPWAWPPVVAPEGAAAEAEAGSLNGVWLVFLPGAFTPVCTVELRWIDQLAQLCFPERIGVRVIAPDAAPVLRAVADEHQITTPLLSDFWPHGAAAQRLGCFDSETGRPCRTSVLITTDGVEMARVVGEPSRPRTVEQHVDAMVSAKRPDVG
- a CDS encoding MarR family winged helix-turn-helix transcriptional regulator — translated: MDLSRAVGHLLRRAQQRHAELWAEIVDPDLTSSQFAVLEAVVHWADDWGIRDQGSVAGRAGLDVSTGAEMMRRLEAQGWLQRVPHPLDSRRRVIEPRPPAAVVVRVVQPAVRQVQERLCSPLASADLDWAMPRWFALGDTQDAAEAPGRPGQVLRLAQQRHSRLWGQLVSTDTTSVQFAVLTSLETGEPTKQSDLAVRAGVDRSTASSVIQRLARRGLVERQEGRDKRQRMIGLSDEGRALLGELTPAVEVLQRELLTPLNEEDHHRVIALLARLVTEGDG
- a CDS encoding DUF3052 domain-containing protein, producing the protein MNQTESAQSAQESPDEGVAAKLGLSSGDLVQELGYDSDVDYDFRDALEDALGEELLTEEDQEPVDAVILWWRSDDGDVTELTDALVDSQRSLDGGPVWLLTPRNSQPGHVNQADITEAAGTAGFNPTTTAGVSQDWQATRLETRTKR